In one Polaribacter sp. ALD11 genomic region, the following are encoded:
- a CDS encoding OsmC family protein translates to MANSKVVLSSKNYLAEAKMRKHFAVIDEPVNDGGDDNGPTPVEYLLTAIGSCVSITLRMYAERKGWDVGKITVNVSQVKDENSTHLTEEISFEKDVTEEQKKRLLVIAGKCPVAKMVKGETEIATNIL, encoded by the coding sequence ATGGCAAATTCCAAAGTAGTATTAAGTAGTAAAAATTATTTAGCAGAAGCAAAAATGAGAAAACATTTTGCGGTAATAGACGAACCAGTAAATGATGGTGGCGATGATAATGGGCCAACACCAGTGGAGTATTTATTAACGGCAATTGGTAGTTGTGTTTCTATTACCTTGAGAATGTATGCGGAGAGGAAAGGTTGGGATGTAGGTAAAATAACAGTAAATGTTTCTCAGGTAAAAGATGAAAATAGTACACATTTAACCGAAGAAATCTCTTTTGAGAAAGATGTTACAGAAGAACAAAAAAAGCGATTGTTGGTTATTGCCGGTAAATGTCCGGTTGCTAAAATGGTAAAAGGAGAAACGGAAATAGCTACCAACATTCTGTAA
- a CDS encoding NADPH-dependent FMN reductase, with the protein MKKILAFAGSTSSTSINKKLAIFAAENLENTSFDVIDLRNFEMPLYSEDEEKKGFSENTKKFTSLLDNYDGFILSLAEHNGSYAAAFKNIFDWSSRIEAKVFREKPLLLMATSPGARGGQSVLEAGVSKFPMMGVKELFTFSLPSFSDNFKEGKIIEKELKNQLVTEVHNFENSVNQ; encoded by the coding sequence ATGAAAAAAATATTAGCATTTGCAGGTAGTACAAGTTCTACTTCTATCAATAAAAAACTAGCAATTTTTGCTGCAGAAAATTTAGAAAATACGTCTTTTGATGTTATTGATTTAAGAAATTTTGAAATGCCCTTGTACAGCGAAGATGAAGAAAAGAAAGGTTTTTCAGAAAACACAAAAAAGTTTACTTCATTACTAGATAATTATGACGGGTTCATACTTTCTCTAGCAGAACATAATGGTTCTTATGCTGCAGCTTTCAAAAATATTTTTGATTGGAGTTCTAGAATTGAAGCAAAAGTTTTTAGAGAGAAGCCACTTTTATTAATGGCTACCTCACCAGGAGCAAGAGGCGGACAATCAGTTTTAGAGGCAGGCGTTTCTAAGTTTCCAATGATGGGCGTTAAAGAATTGTTTACTTTTTCGTTACCTAGTTTTTCTGATAATTTTAAAGAAGGAAAAATTATAGAAAAAGAGTTAAAAAATCAACTAGTAACTGAAGTTCATAATTTTGAAAATTCTGTAAATCAATAA
- a CDS encoding glutaredoxin: MKIVLYGKQGHAYTVAFKNFLNSTDVPYIYKDVSKDVEAREHSKELYNGVVKFPTLFVDDAVYLTPTTEEFNKIMQDLRLRA; the protein is encoded by the coding sequence ATGAAAATAGTTTTATACGGTAAACAAGGCCACGCATATACGGTAGCATTTAAGAATTTTTTAAATTCAACAGATGTTCCTTACATCTATAAAGACGTTTCTAAAGATGTGGAAGCAAGAGAGCATAGTAAAGAATTATATAACGGGGTTGTAAAATTTCCTACTTTGTTTGTTGATGATGCAGTTTATTTAACACCAACAACAGAAGAATTTAATAAAATAATGCAAGATTTAAGACTTAGAGCGTAG
- a CDS encoding MarR family winged helix-turn-helix transcriptional regulator, giving the protein MGDISKDIQSKFVSNKVKALINIKYTANWLNSRENEFFKPYGISPQQYNILRILRGAKDRIKVQIVKDRMIERAPNATRLMDKLCDKSFIKRERCEQDRRVVYVKITKTGLELLTTIDNNKNLSFLENLTDEESAILSSLLDKIR; this is encoded by the coding sequence ATGGGAGATATTTCTAAAGACATACAATCTAAATTTGTTAGCAATAAGGTGAAAGCGCTTATCAATATAAAATACACTGCAAATTGGTTAAATAGTAGAGAAAATGAATTCTTTAAACCCTACGGAATTTCGCCGCAACAATACAATATCTTAAGAATATTACGAGGTGCAAAAGATAGAATTAAGGTGCAGATTGTTAAAGATAGAATGATAGAAAGAGCACCAAATGCAACTCGTTTAATGGACAAGTTGTGCGATAAAAGCTTTATTAAAAGAGAACGTTGCGAGCAAGATAGAAGAGTTGTTTATGTTAAAATAACTAAAACAGGTTTAGAATTATTAACAACGATAGACAACAATAAGAATCTTTCTTTTCTAGAAAATTTAACAGATGAAGAATCTGCTATTTTAAGTAGTTTATTAGATAAAATTAGATAG